Proteins encoded together in one Penicillium digitatum chromosome 1, complete sequence window:
- a CDS encoding PSP1, C-terminal, with protein MAAPSNKPTSMAQASTPPAAAAASAIFEKTHPGVRRSTPDSDALASSDDDGEHGTQAQNIIPPTTRPPVRRTSWLNEVPLSAQRKHSLPGGHLSSAPSNPTSPANDQAPWATTASSGLAGSFNWNQPGGSAFSWGTGTGIWNTESRKEPPSRLAEMVSSPTMTNPLPLGGNMSDEMLSPITRTISGESAIPFSIPLQPTLKTYRSQSYSVGQMDPEFLGLATSKPGAGPATGAHYPGSRSRGPGQMSAVQPRASRPSMLGELGYDTAMLGRVREDDDGDESFNDSESDMSYSASQARQIEQLARENALLRQAAAAGQMDNRYRERAGSAASIGGGHSLHRIRGGVPGGDLAGEDLNELRDITGYNNMRGNSRRRFSEHLAHPEAQFSSFASPLENRALENVRKAHWQTSLGFGGMPDMPQSRRHSFAEIPMRYGSISSVDSHSTATPRASMGDRDDGYGNLSDYSNQPYYSREQTLRGDGSSGIPQSLSQYAMSNAYGRQPSALSHAHQNQLLYIVAFKCSRADVFYIQEDTGLQVKTGDLVIVEADRGTDLGTVIHANISLQQARELKQHYAEEHYKTLMIFSRHGQPEGSTLANPNSGLNTRSTTGGMGPHGPHSAQEPATDIKPKLIKRLAQQHEVLTLHDKEGNEAKAKRVCQQKVVEHRLNMEILDAEFQMDWKKLTFYYFADSYINFNSLVTDLFKIYKTRIWMSAINPASFVTPPTAGLSGPGTMPNPLYGQEADRRHQLESRSYAGSRETVDSGREMPTPVGMLHTSYGESYQPFSQTSRHLEGPAHSDFFAPQPSSFGHADSFECSGNIGGSNGSARVHSAQGEWINRFQGLSLNS; from the exons ATGGCAGCGCCATCTAACAAACCAACCTCGATGGCTCAGGCATCTACCCCACCCGCTGCGGCGGCAGCGTCTGCCATCTTCGAGAAGACTCACCCAGGCGTGCGCCGTTCCACCCCAGACTCGGATGCATTGGCCTCCTCTGATGATGATGGAGAGCATGGAACACAAGCCCAGAACATTATCCCCCCTACCACCAGGCCACCCGTCCGTCGCACCTCGTGGTTGAACGAAGTGCCTCTTTCCGCTCAGCGTAAACATTCGCTGCCTGGAGGTCACCTTTCTTCCGCCCCATCAAACCCTACAAGCCCTGCTAATGATCAAGCGCCATGGGCAACGACGGCGAGCTCAGGTCTTGCCGGATCTTTCAATTGGAATCAACCCGGAGGAAGTGCCTTTTCTTGGGGCACAGGCACAGGGATCTGGAACACTGAATCCCGTAAGGAACCACCTTCTCGCTTGGCAGAAATGGTGTCTTCTCCGACTATGACCAATCCCCTTCCTTTGGGGGGCAACATGTCAGACGAAATGTTGAGCCCAATCACCCGTACCATCTCTGGTGAATCCGCTATCCCATTCTCCATTCCATTACAACCAACCCTCAAAACGTACCGCTCTCAGTCATATTCTGTGGGCCAGATGGACCCTGAGTTCCTCGGCCTCGCGACTAGCAAGCCCGGTGCAGGTCCTGCTACCGGTGCACATTACCCAGGAAGTCGCTCTCGCGGCCCGGGCCAAATGTCTGCTGTTCAGCCTCGAGCATCACGTCCTAGTATGCTCGGTGAATTAGGATACGATACTGCAATGCTCGGTCGAGTTcgcgaggatgatgatggtgACGAGAGTTTCAACGACTCGGAGAGCGACATGAGCTACTCGGCGAGTCAGGCTCGGCAGATCGAGCAGTTGGCGCGCGAGAACGCACTCTTACGGCAAGCAGCAGCGGCAGGTCAAATGGATAATAGATACCGTGAGCGTGCTGGATCAGCTGCATCAATAGGAGGTGGTCATTCACTGCATCGCATCCGAGGTGGTGTTCCAGGGGGAGATCTGGCTGGGGAGGATCTAAATGAATTGCGTGATATTACCGGGTACAACAACATGCGTGGCAATTCTCGTCGCCGCTTCTCTGAGCATTTGGCGCATCCGGAAGCGCAATTTTCGTCCTTCGCCTCCCCGCTGGAAAATCGTGCTCTAGAGAACGTCCGCAAGGCTCATTGGCAAACGTCTCTAGGCTTCGGCGGTATGCCTGACATGCCTCAAAGTCGCCGACACTCTTTTGCCGAGATTCCGATGCGTTATGGCTCAATCAGTTCTGTGGACTCGCACTCGACCGCTACTCCTCGCGCAAGTATGGGGGATCGTGATGACGGCTATGGTAACCTTAGTGACTATTCCAACC AACCTTACTACTCCCGTGAACAGACCTTGCGTGGAGATGGCTCCTCGGGTATCCCGCAATCTCTCAGCCAATATGCCATGTCGAATGCATATGGTCGTCAGCCATCCGCATTGTCCCACGCTCATCAAAATCAGCTTTTGTACATTGTCGCCTTCAAATGCAGCCGTGCAGACGTGTTCTACATCCAAGAAGACACCGGTCTTCAAGTGAAAACCGGTGATCTAGTCATTGTGGAGGCGGATCGAGGAACAGATCTGGGTACCGTCATTCATGCAAACATATCGCTCCAACAGGCACGGGAGTTAAAGCAGCATTATGCAGAAGAGCACTACAAAACCCTGATGATTTTCTCTAGACACGGCCAGCCTGAGGGGTCCACCCTCGCCAACCCCAACTCGGGCTTGAACACTCGAAGTACCACAGGTGGCATGGGTCCCCATGGTCCTCACAGTGCGCAGGAACCTGCGACAGACATCAAACCAAAGCTCATCAAGCGGTTGGCACAGCAACATGAAGTTCTAACTTTGCACGATAAGGAAGGAAATGAGGCTAAAGCCAAGCGGGTCTGCCAGCAGAAAGTGGTTGAGCATCGGCTTAATATGGAGATCCTCGATGCCGAATTCCAAAT GGACTGGAAAAAACTCACTTTCTACTACTTTGCTGATTCGTACATCAACTTCAACTCACTTGTAACTGACCTGTTCAAGATCTACAAAACTCGCATCTGGATGTCAGCTATCAACCCAGCCTCGTTTGTCACGCCCCCTACCGCTGGCCTGTCAGGTCCTGGCACCATGCCCAACCCCCTTTATGGCCAGGAAGCAGATCGTCGCCACCAACTTGAGAGCAGGTCTTATGCCGGATCGCGAGAGACTGTGGACTCAGGACGAGAGATGCCAACCCCCGTGGGCATGCTTCACACATCCTACGGAGAGTCCTACCAGCCCTTTTCTCAGACATCCCGTCACTTAGAAGGGCCCGCTCATTCGGATTTCTTTGCCCCGCAGCCATCAAGCTTCGGGCATGCAGATTCATTCGAATGTTCCGGCAACATCGGCGGCTCTAATGGCTCTGCCCGTGTACACTCAGCGCAAGGCGAATGGATCAACAGGTTCCAGGGCCTATCGCTCAACTCCTAA
- a CDS encoding Actin cross-linking: protein MVKPLTFKGDKPKKRKTRTTDNEAPTAKSRKTDPEPEDNPEDQSWVSADSPSDIAGPVVLVLPSDDPTCVASDANGQVFASKLENLIDGDPSTAEPHDVRQVWVASRVAGTESFSFKGHHGKYLSSDTHGLFTATASAVSHYESFLVIPSPEVSGTFSLQTHGGDGESFLSIKENSKAASGVEIRGDANTISFETTVRVRMQARFKPKLRASKESKAYEKISKKELEGIVGRGLDEEEVRKFVGNMISGREGSSISILKHVGLWFCLLFERC from the exons ATGGTGAAACCCCTAACATTTAAAGGCGACAAGCCAAAGAAACGCAAGACGCGCACTACTGACAACGAAGCCCCAACCGCTAAATCGCGCAAAACCGACCCCGAACCAGAAGACAACCCAGAAGACCAAAGCTGGGTCTCCGCCGACTCCCCAAGCGACATCGCCGGCCCAGTAGTCCTAGTCCTGCCCTCAGACGACCCAACCTGCGTTGCCAGCGACGCCAACGGCCAGGTCTTCGCTAGCAAACTCGAGAACCTCATCGACGGAGACCCAAGCACGGCAGAACCGCACGATGTGCGACAGGTGTGGGTTGCGTCGCGGGTGGCGGGGACGGAGTCGTTTAGTTTCAAGGGACATCATGGGAA ATACCTCTCCTCAGACACACACGGCCTCTTCACTGCAACCGCCTCGGCAGTCAGCCACTATGAATCCTTCCTCGTGATCCCCTCCCCCGAAGTCTCGGGTACATTCTCACTCCAGACACACGGCGGCGACGGCGAGTCTTTCCTCTCGATAAAAGAGAATTCTAAAGCCGCTTCTGGCGTTGAGATCCGCGGAGACGCGAATACGATTTCTTTTGAGACGACGGTGCGCGTGCGCATGCAGGCGAGGTTCAAACCGAAGCTGCGTGCGTCGAAGGAGAGTAAGGCGTACGAAAAGATTAGTAAGAAGGAGCTTGAGGGGATTGTTGGGAGAGGTTTAGATGAGGAGGAGGTGAGGAA GTTCGTGGGAAACATGATAAGTGGGCGTGAGGGCTCCAG TATCTCTATCCTGAAGCATGTCGGACTTTGGTTCTGTTTGCTATTCGAGCGTTGCTAG
- a CDS encoding Polyketide synthase, enoylreductase: MGRFGAQSSQDRGGPVPGICANDVLIKVKVCGVCGTDLHIPEGEFITKFPLIPGHETVGVVAAIGPKVKKTSRSASESSLITPSCAEYASTAAMAMSCFIKNLSDIDATPLEPASCTAHGLDKIAPKMGSSVLIFGAGPTGLVLAPMLRQNGCCNAMVVAPGGLRMEMVRKLDAGDKYIELFRGSSQAQLNALKAENPY, encoded by the exons ATGGGGCGATTTGG AGCCCAATCTTCACAAGATCGTGGAGGTCCCGTGCCTGGAATCTGCGCGAACGACGTTCTG ATCAAGGTCAAGGTGTGTGGTGTCTGTGGCACCGACCTGCACATCCCCGAGGGTGAATTCATTACCAAG TTCCCTCTGATTCCCGGCCATGAGACCGTCGGCGTGGTCGCCGCCATTGGGCCCAAGGTCAAAAAGACTTCGAGATCGGCGAGCGAGTCATCGCTGATAACTCCGAGCTGTGCGGAATATGCTTCTACTGCTGCCATGGCGATGAGCTGTTTT ATCAAAAACCTTTCCGACATCGACGCAACTCCTCTCGAGCCCGCCTCTTGTACCGCCCACGGTTTGGACAAGATCGCCCCGAAGATGGGCTCGTCCGTGTTGATCTTCGGCGCTGGTCCTACTGGTCTGGTGTTGGCTCCGATGCTGCGTCAGAACGGGTGTTGCAATGCCATGGTCGTTGCTCCTGGGGGACTGAGAATGGAAATGGTTCGGAAACTTGATGCTGGCGATAAGTACATTGAGCTGTTTCGTGGCAGTTCTCAGGCTCAACTCAATGCTCTCAAGGCTGAGAACCCGTATTGA